A region of Veillonellaceae bacterium DNA encodes the following proteins:
- the larA gene encoding nickel-dependent lactate racemase, with protein sequence MALKEFEFGFGQTTQKVMLPEEHISDVLEGNPTPACDVEEATLECMRHPIGSRPLQEIVRKGDKVCIVCADITRTWNHSDQFVIHIVNELNRAEIPDSDICILFAQGTHRAQTPEEDIRVVGKEVASRIKLYQHDCKNKDELVHVGDTKLGTPVWINKHAVDADKVIVVDGITTHLFAGYSGGRKLILPGVAGDESIQINHCNALGAEFGSGINPATRSTLLDHNPVSDDMQEASDMIKPCFLVHSIVNADGQICRMVGGDPYEAWLEGTKLVYRIQKVPMKQEADVGFACAGGYPKDVSLYQGSKCYDPADVAVKDGGIIIAIMEASDIQEPPAYLNSFQYETEADMERALRHHFTIPFFVAFNLFCMTHRYTIYLVTKPENFEAIRKTNQIPVATVEEAWALAQNQLEKEGKTDYTINVMPHCASIVPFLADK encoded by the coding sequence ATGGCATTAAAAGAATTCGAATTCGGCTTCGGCCAAACTACTCAGAAAGTCATGCTCCCTGAAGAACACATTTCCGATGTTCTTGAAGGAAATCCTACGCCCGCTTGTGACGTGGAAGAAGCCACACTGGAATGCATGCGCCATCCGATCGGCAGCCGCCCGCTGCAGGAAATCGTCAGAAAGGGCGACAAAGTCTGCATTGTATGCGCTGATATTACCCGTACATGGAATCATTCCGATCAGTTCGTCATCCATATCGTCAATGAACTGAACCGTGCAGAAATCCCGGACAGCGATATCTGCATCCTCTTCGCGCAGGGCACTCACAGAGCGCAGACGCCGGAGGAAGATATCCGCGTCGTAGGCAAGGAAGTCGCTTCCCGTATCAAGTTGTACCAGCATGACTGCAAGAACAAGGACGAACTCGTCCATGTCGGCGATACGAAGCTGGGCACTCCTGTCTGGATCAATAAGCATGCAGTCGATGCTGACAAGGTCATCGTCGTCGACGGCATCACCACCCACCTCTTCGCAGGCTACAGCGGCGGCAGAAAGCTGATTCTCCCGGGCGTTGCCGGTGATGAATCCATTCAGATCAACCACTGCAATGCGCTGGGCGCTGAATTCGGCAGCGGCATCAATCCGGCTACCCGTTCCACGCTCCTCGATCACAACCCGGTTTCCGATGATATGCAGGAAGCTTCCGATATGATCAAACCGTGCTTCCTCGTTCATTCCATCGTGAATGCAGACGGCCAGATCTGCCGCATGGTCGGCGGCGATCCTTACGAAGCATGGCTCGAAGGCACCAAGCTCGTATACCGCATCCAGAAGGTCCCGATGAAGCAGGAAGCCGATGTAGGCTTCGCATGCGCTGGCGGATACCCGAAGGACGTATCCCTCTACCAGGGCAGCAAGTGCTATGATCCGGCTGACGTCGCAGTCAAGGACGGCGGCATCATCATCGCCATCATGGAAGCCAGCGACATCCAGGAACCGCCGGCATACCTGAACAGCTTCCAGTATGAAACAGAAGCTGACATGGAAAGAGCTCTGCGCCATCATTTCACCATTCCATTCTTCGTCGCATTCAACCTCTTCTGCATGACCCACCGCTACACGATTTACCTCGTCACGAAGCCGGAAAACTTCGAAGCGATCCGCAAGACGAACCAGATCCCGGTAGCAACGGTCGAAGAAGCATGGGCACTCGCTCAGAATCAGCTGGAAAAAGAAGGCAAGACCGATTACACCATCAACGTCATGCCGCACTGCGCATCCATCGTTCCATTCCTCGCTGATAAATAA
- a CDS encoding ABC transporter substrate-binding protein translates to MKKKIMAGAALLLAASILLGGCSVKSVSSDTGAGYTVTDATGREVKIPKKPERIMGNSASIDTMLLGVVTPDKLIAATEADRDPVISYIANDTKNIKMTVPLMGLSMELVTEAKPDLIIASTYTKGEELDLYRSMGIPVVVIKGPHSIEEVESDIRIIAAATKEKDRGEKVIAKMDEMLAESDKRLSEEHGKKPVVFLVSQMTRYGGPGSMFNALLTRARIENAIALAGISNGQMISPEQIVKVDPDMFFVSTDRESDTTGASRYRDSFLANPAIANMRAAKHIVPVDDRYIYAASQNAVYAVRALANAAYGPIFDMSGEKQIRGY, encoded by the coding sequence ATGAAAAAGAAAATCATGGCAGGGGCAGCGCTCCTTCTGGCGGCTTCGATTCTTCTCGGCGGCTGCAGTGTCAAGAGTGTCAGTTCGGACACGGGCGCCGGATACACGGTGACGGATGCGACGGGCCGGGAGGTGAAGATCCCGAAGAAACCGGAGCGCATCATGGGCAACAGCGCTTCGATCGATACGATGCTCCTTGGCGTCGTCACGCCGGACAAGCTGATCGCCGCGACAGAAGCGGACAGAGATCCTGTCATTTCCTATATCGCCAATGACACGAAGAATATCAAGATGACGGTGCCGCTCATGGGGCTCTCGATGGAACTTGTGACGGAGGCCAAGCCGGATCTCATCATCGCTTCCACGTACACGAAGGGCGAGGAGCTCGATCTGTACCGGAGCATGGGCATCCCTGTCGTTGTCATCAAGGGGCCGCATTCGATTGAAGAAGTAGAGAGCGACATCCGCATCATTGCTGCTGCCACGAAGGAAAAGGACAGGGGCGAGAAGGTCATCGCGAAAATGGATGAAATGCTCGCCGAATCGGACAAACGCCTGTCCGAGGAACATGGAAAGAAGCCCGTCGTCTTCCTCGTTTCCCAGATGACACGCTACGGCGGACCGGGGTCCATGTTCAATGCGCTCCTGACCCGTGCAAGGATCGAGAATGCCATCGCTCTTGCAGGCATTTCAAACGGCCAGATGATTTCCCCGGAACAGATTGTGAAGGTCGATCCGGACATGTTCTTCGTTTCGACGGACCGCGAATCTGACACGACGGGAGCCTCCCGCTACCGCGACAGTTTCCTCGCCAATCCCGCGATTGCGAATATGAGAGCGGCCAAACATATCGTCCCGGTCGATGACCGCTACATTTACGCCGCGTCCCAGAACGCCGTCTATGCCGTAAGGGCGCTGGCAAATGCTGCCTACGGCCCGATTTTCGATATGTCGGGCGAGAAGCAGATCCGCGGCTACTGA
- the uraA gene encoding uracil permease — MEKHIIEVDERLPLLPTIPLSLQHLFAMFGSTVLVPFLLNVDPATCLFMNGIGTLIYLTICKWRLPAYLGSSFAFISPVLAVTSTAGMSYADAQGGFIAFGLCFMLLAFIVKKAGVEWIDVLFPPAAMGSIVAIIGLELAPLAMSMSGFIGDPQGMSSSTAIIISMFTLIVTILATVLGRGFIAIIPILIGVIAGYLLSIAMGVVDFTHIEEVAWFAPPTFYAPAFNFSAIMMILPAIFVVFAEHLGHLFVTSDIVGRDLIKDPGLHRSLFADGLSNMISGFVGSTPNTTYGENMGVMAMTGVYSTWVIGGAAVFAIIFSFIGKIAAIIHAIPTPVMGGVCILLFGFIAASGIRMLIEKKVDYTKSRNLILTAVTMISGLSGATVGIGPIQLKGMGLATVVAMIVSLCFLFFDKTHMSNEN; from the coding sequence ATGGAAAAACACATCATAGAAGTAGATGAGAGGCTGCCTCTGCTTCCTACCATTCCACTCAGCCTGCAGCACCTATTTGCCATGTTCGGTTCGACCGTCCTCGTCCCGTTCCTCTTGAACGTCGACCCCGCGACCTGCCTTTTCATGAACGGCATCGGCACACTGATTTACCTCACCATCTGCAAATGGAGACTTCCGGCCTACCTCGGCTCCTCCTTCGCTTTCATCTCGCCAGTCCTCGCCGTCACCTCGACCGCAGGCATGTCATACGCAGACGCGCAGGGAGGCTTCATCGCCTTCGGCCTGTGCTTCATGCTCCTCGCCTTCATCGTCAAGAAAGCAGGCGTCGAATGGATAGACGTCCTCTTCCCTCCGGCAGCCATGGGCTCCATCGTAGCCATCATCGGCCTTGAACTCGCCCCGCTTGCCATGAGCATGTCAGGCTTCATCGGAGACCCCCAGGGCATGAGCTCCTCGACTGCCATCATCATTTCCATGTTCACCCTGATCGTCACCATCCTCGCCACCGTCCTTGGCCGCGGATTCATCGCCATCATCCCGATCCTGATCGGCGTCATCGCCGGCTACCTCCTCTCCATTGCCATGGGCGTCGTTGACTTCACCCACATCGAAGAAGTCGCATGGTTCGCACCGCCGACCTTCTATGCACCGGCCTTCAACTTCTCCGCCATCATGATGATCCTCCCGGCCATCTTCGTCGTATTCGCCGAACACCTGGGCCACCTCTTCGTCACCAGCGACATCGTAGGCCGCGACCTCATCAAAGACCCGGGCCTCCACAGATCCCTCTTCGCAGACGGCCTCTCCAACATGATCTCCGGCTTCGTCGGCTCCACCCCGAACACCACCTACGGTGAAAACATGGGCGTCATGGCCATGACCGGCGTCTACAGCACCTGGGTCATCGGAGGCGCAGCCGTCTTCGCCATCATCTTCTCCTTCATCGGAAAAATAGCAGCCATCATCCACGCCATCCCCACCCCCGTCATGGGCGGCGTCTGCATCCTCCTCTTCGGCTTCATCGCAGCATCCGGCATCCGCATGCTCATCGAAAAGAAAGTCGACTACACCAAATCCAGAAACCTCATCCTGACAGCAGTCACCATGATCAGCGGCCTCTCCGGCGCCACCGTAGGCATCGGCCCCATCCAGCTCAAAGGCATGGGCCTCGCCACCGTAGTAGCCATGATCGTCTCCCTCTGCTTCCTCTTCTTCGACAAAACACACATGTCCAACGAAAACTAA
- the larA gene encoding nickel-dependent lactate racemase, protein MSLKEFKLAYGHGTQSVMLPEEHISDVLEGVPTPACDVKEATIECMRHPIASEPLRDLVKKGDKVCLVVADITRAWNRASEFTVHVVNELNDAGIPDDDIYIVFAQGTHRVHTDEENVTCVGEEVASRIKMYQHVSTDKSMLTHVGTTTRGTDVWIDTRVVEADKVILINAISTHDMAGFGGGRKLILPGVAGFETVQQNHCHALGPTVGSGLNPDAALLKIAGNPVSEDMQEACDMVAPCFLVHSVINAEGQISSMVGGAPYKAWLEGTREIYRMQKVPMKAQTDVTIVSAGGYPKDTNLYQGTKCYTTAEIATKKGGIIITMIEAEDVQEPPAYLGSFKYKNLTEMEEGLRACFTIPFFVAFENLITAMTHTVYIVTRPENFDILRERTHQIPVATVEEAWELAKKQLAEEGKTDYTINVIPQGSAIVPYVEE, encoded by the coding sequence ATGTCCCTGAAAGAATTTAAACTCGCCTACGGCCACGGCACACAGTCCGTCATGCTGCCGGAAGAACATATCTCTGACGTCCTCGAAGGCGTACCGACGCCTGCCTGCGACGTGAAAGAAGCCACCATCGAATGCATGCGTCATCCGATCGCTTCCGAGCCACTCCGCGACCTCGTGAAGAAAGGCGACAAAGTATGCCTCGTCGTCGCTGACATCACCCGCGCATGGAACCGCGCTTCCGAATTCACCGTCCACGTCGTCAACGAACTGAACGACGCCGGCATTCCGGACGACGACATCTACATCGTCTTCGCACAGGGCACCCACCGCGTCCACACCGACGAGGAAAACGTCACCTGCGTAGGCGAGGAAGTCGCTTCCCGCATCAAAATGTACCAACACGTCTCCACTGACAAATCCATGCTGACCCATGTCGGCACCACGACAAGAGGTACCGACGTATGGATCGATACCCGCGTCGTCGAAGCGGACAAAGTCATCCTCATCAACGCCATCTCCACCCACGACATGGCAGGCTTTGGCGGCGGAAGGAAACTCATCCTCCCGGGCGTAGCCGGCTTCGAAACCGTCCAGCAGAACCACTGCCACGCATTGGGACCCACCGTCGGAAGCGGCCTCAACCCGGACGCAGCCCTCCTCAAGATCGCAGGAAACCCCGTCTCCGAAGACATGCAGGAAGCCTGCGACATGGTCGCACCATGCTTCCTCGTTCACTCCGTCATCAATGCGGAAGGACAGATCTCCTCCATGGTCGGCGGCGCCCCCTACAAAGCATGGCTCGAAGGCACCCGTGAAATCTACCGTATGCAGAAAGTACCGATGAAAGCCCAGACCGACGTCACCATCGTCTCCGCAGGCGGCTACCCGAAAGACACCAACCTCTACCAGGGCACCAAGTGCTACACCACCGCCGAAATTGCCACCAAGAAAGGCGGCATCATCATCACCATGATCGAAGCCGAAGACGTCCAGGAACCACCGGCCTACCTCGGCAGCTTCAAATACAAGAACCTCACAGAAATGGAAGAAGGCCTCAGAGCCTGCTTCACCATCCCCTTCTTCGTCGCCTTCGAAAACCTCATCACAGCCATGACACACACCGTCTACATCGTCACAAGGCCCGAGAACTTCGACATCCTCCGCGAAAGAACCCACCAGATCCCGGTCGCAACCGTCGAAGAAGCATGGGAACTCGCCAAGAAACAGCTCGCTGAAGAAGGAAAAACGGATTACACCATCAACGTCATCCCCCAGGGAAGCGCCATCGTGCCATACGTAGAAGAATGA
- a CDS encoding Xaa-Pro peptidase family protein translates to MEKYNKERLARAAEAVRKSGLSQIIVSDAAALWYLTEEEIHPGERLTVLVIPAGSDPYWVRNRLFPLKSSDIADHPFEDGEDGIGLLASLLADGRTGVDGVWHSAFLLDLMGREGNRTFVNGSPLIDALRAVKDEEEIRRMKAASLINDRAVRRIRDFLYPGVTEKECAEELRRIYKEEGAEGFSFPPIVSFGAHGADPHHSPDDTKLTPGDSVLFDIGCKKDHYCSDMTRTYFTGEPTEEEKKVHDTVREAGLRAEALIRPGVPLKDIDKAARDCIAEAGYGPYFTHRLGHFIGIREHEAGEVSPNSPLIAKPGMIFSIEPGIYLPGRFGVRIENLVLVTEDGCELLNHEDRGWKADLRDGK, encoded by the coding sequence ATGGAAAAATATAATAAGGAAAGACTCGCCCGCGCGGCTGAGGCAGTGAGGAAATCAGGTCTTTCCCAGATTATCGTTTCAGATGCGGCAGCGCTCTGGTACCTGACGGAAGAGGAAATCCATCCAGGTGAGCGCCTGACCGTGCTCGTTATCCCGGCAGGCTCCGATCCGTACTGGGTGAGGAACCGTCTTTTCCCGCTGAAGAGCAGTGATATCGCTGACCATCCTTTCGAGGACGGCGAGGACGGCATCGGACTTCTGGCCAGCCTTCTTGCAGATGGCAGGACAGGGGTCGACGGCGTATGGCACTCGGCCTTTCTCCTCGACCTGATGGGAAGGGAAGGAAATCGGACATTCGTGAACGGCTCGCCGCTCATCGACGCTCTCCGCGCCGTGAAGGATGAGGAGGAAATCCGCCGCATGAAGGCAGCCTCCCTCATCAATGACCGCGCTGTCCGCCGCATCCGGGATTTCCTCTACCCGGGCGTGACGGAAAAGGAATGCGCCGAAGAGCTCCGGAGAATTTACAAGGAAGAGGGCGCTGAGGGCTTTTCCTTCCCGCCGATCGTTTCCTTCGGTGCGCACGGCGCCGATCCGCACCATTCGCCCGACGACACGAAGCTTACCCCAGGCGACTCCGTCCTCTTTGACATTGGCTGCAAGAAAGACCATTACTGCTCCGATATGACAAGGACGTATTTCACGGGAGAGCCGACCGAAGAAGAGAAGAAAGTCCATGACACCGTGAGGGAAGCGGGCCTTCGTGCGGAAGCGCTGATCCGCCCGGGCGTCCCTCTGAAGGACATCGACAAGGCGGCCAGAGACTGCATCGCAGAAGCTGGCTACGGTCCTTACTTCACGCACCGCCTCGGCCATTTCATCGGCATCAGAGAGCATGAAGCAGGCGAAGTCAGCCCGAATTCTCCGCTTATTGCCAAGCCCGGCATGATTTTTTCCATTGAACCGGGCATTTACCTTCCGGGCCGTTTCGGCGTCCGGATTGAAAACCTCGTCCTCGTCACGGAGGACGGATGTGAACTGCTGAACCACGAAGACCGCGGCTGGAAAGCCGATCTCCGTGATGGAAAGTGA
- a CDS encoding magnesium transporter CorA family protein, with product MIQAFKHDENNVLAEMSLEQLDKGSWINCAAPSQEELSQLNELTGIPVDSLQTALDREERSHVELEDDYIFVVVNTPVVLETDAYDALPLGIFITKNYFITVCLEQNLVVKKFLGNTFTSFRTYKKTRFLFQILSQASSSFLFYLQQIYKQTDVIETQVRKSLQNKELFRLLELQKSLTYFNFALHANENVMERLMRLRNSPLHSLLKMYEEDEDLLEDVIIENKQALEMAEIYTNILMSMMDSFSSIISNRLSQIMKFLTSVTIILATPTLIYSLWGINVPVPFESSPFGFVEVTLLGVAVTVAVTVVLWKKNML from the coding sequence ATGATACAAGCCTTTAAGCATGATGAGAATAATGTACTCGCAGAAATGTCACTGGAGCAGCTCGATAAGGGCTCGTGGATCAATTGCGCCGCCCCCAGCCAGGAAGAACTCTCGCAGCTGAATGAACTGACCGGGATCCCGGTCGATTCCCTGCAGACCGCCCTCGACCGTGAAGAACGTTCCCACGTCGAGCTCGAAGACGATTACATCTTCGTCGTCGTGAATACGCCAGTCGTCCTTGAGACCGATGCCTACGACGCACTGCCGCTCGGCATCTTCATCACGAAGAATTACTTCATCACGGTGTGCCTCGAGCAGAACCTCGTCGTGAAGAAATTCCTCGGGAACACTTTCACATCCTTCAGGACCTACAAGAAGACACGTTTCCTCTTCCAGATCCTCTCCCAGGCATCCTCTTCCTTCCTGTTCTACCTGCAGCAGATCTACAAACAGACCGACGTCATCGAGACCCAGGTCCGCAAATCTTTGCAGAACAAGGAACTCTTCCGCCTCCTCGAACTCCAGAAATCTCTGACGTACTTCAACTTCGCCCTTCATGCGAATGAAAACGTCATGGAACGCCTGATGCGCCTAAGGAACAGCCCTCTTCACTCCCTCCTCAAGATGTACGAGGAAGATGAAGACCTCCTCGAAGACGTCATCATCGAGAATAAGCAGGCATTGGAAATGGCCGAGATCTACACGAACATTCTGATGTCCATGATGGACTCCTTCTCCTCCATCATCTCCAACCGCCTGTCCCAGATCATGAAATTCCTGACCTCGGTCACAATCATCCTCGCGACCCCGACCTTGATTTACTCCCTCTGGGGTATCAACGTCCCCGTCCCCTTCGAAAGCTCGCCCTTCGGCTTCGTAGAAGTCACACTCCTCGGCGTAGCCGTCACCGTCGCCGTCACCGTCGTCCTCTGGAAAAAGAATATGCTGTAA
- a CDS encoding putative sulfate exporter family transporter, with the protein MHVFPFANKRNAVIGLVLTLACSFIGQALAGLPGLSLIGHLVLALILGMVIQFSQSITKMARESTGFIANKFLRAGIILLGFKLNLVILMSAGLKSLEAAVFVVTIMITLNYVVARLLRVDHTLALLTACGDSICGAAAVMGISGAIKAKADQSVLAVAIVAILGTVFTLIIVFLQPFLGFSNAQFGVMAGLSLHEIAHAVAAGGSAGAVGTDSAIIAKLSRVLLLAPVALILGTFEAWRERRRSGDTNAKFKIPIPWFMGGFIIASAIGSYIPAVSLAVPVLVKAAYIILGMAMAALGLNVNFGVILREGVRPLTGAVFCSIVIMTLAWFIVRTWF; encoded by the coding sequence ATGCACGTATTCCCTTTTGCCAATAAGCGCAACGCTGTCATCGGCCTCGTTCTCACGCTGGCCTGTTCTTTTATCGGCCAGGCGCTGGCCGGTCTGCCCGGTCTTTCTCTGATCGGTCATCTCGTTCTGGCCCTTATTCTGGGCATGGTCATCCAGTTCAGCCAGTCCATCACTAAGATGGCGCGGGAAAGCACGGGATTCATTGCGAACAAATTTCTTCGCGCCGGCATTATTCTCCTGGGGTTCAAACTGAACCTGGTCATCCTCATGAGCGCCGGGCTGAAGAGCCTCGAGGCGGCTGTCTTCGTCGTCACCATTATGATCACGCTCAATTATGTGGTGGCCCGTCTGCTGCGCGTCGATCACACGCTGGCCCTCCTGACGGCCTGCGGTGACAGTATCTGCGGCGCTGCCGCTGTCATGGGCATTTCCGGTGCCATCAAAGCGAAGGCCGATCAGTCTGTCCTCGCCGTCGCGATCGTTGCGATTCTCGGCACGGTCTTTACTCTCATCATCGTCTTCCTGCAGCCTTTCCTGGGATTCTCCAATGCCCAGTTTGGCGTAATGGCAGGCCTGAGTCTTCATGAAATCGCGCATGCTGTAGCCGCAGGAGGCAGTGCCGGCGCGGTCGGTACAGACAGTGCCATCATCGCCAAACTCTCCCGCGTACTCCTCCTCGCCCCTGTCGCTCTCATCCTCGGGACCTTCGAAGCATGGCGTGAACGCCGCAGATCCGGCGACACGAACGCAAAATTCAAGATTCCCATCCCCTGGTTCATGGGTGGATTCATCATAGCAAGCGCCATCGGCTCCTACATCCCCGCCGTCAGTCTGGCCGTCCCGGTCCTCGTCAAAGCAGCCTACATCATCCTCGGCATGGCCATGGCCGCTCTGGGTCTCAACGTGAACTTCGGCGTCATCCTGCGCGAAGGCGTCCGTCCCCTGACCGGAGCCGTCTTCTGCTCCATCGTCATCATGACCCTCGCCTGGTTCATCGTACGCACCTGGTTCTAA
- a CDS encoding TonB-dependent receptor produces the protein MKKKYIAASLAALCAAGGAMTVHAEDMPVYTLDQVVVTANREPEKVIDSNADIAVVTAKDIEDNHYKTVADAVKQVPGVVISTRGSSSQTYFSDPIIINGSTNVVVMVDGMRVNTNGLMGTHSQLGTLTNMDSVDHIEVLKGSASTLYGSDAAGGVINIITKKAKEGEVHTTLDLSRASFDGEKYGLYNEGNKDGFFWSIEANKQIQGNFKDGWGRHVVNHLNAESFAGKIGYDLGNDSSVTLSYEKYKSDYTRPDYGSNDPTRDLGKRDNNRIALQYDARINDRLTNRLSMYQNRYHLQDDYNNAGTSGTTDIRLKTRGISDQLTYTMEGQTITGGFDLYQDSIPFYAENPAMQGKHATNLGFYVQDKWDINDRWNITPGVRVENNTSYGTHTTPSLTVGYKVSDNTNYYASYKKFFNAPSLMQLYYYSDMYGMVTKGNPDLDPEEGYTVELGANHIFDDTLSGNISVYRQFAKNLIAYQSDANWNGTYVNTGKTINTGVNMSLTKKFSDHLSGTLGYSYFDGDIRNLSRVYIPKHELNIGLNYTDKKFDAYINGRGVMDRYTSTKNAYGVSDSKTMKDYSSFWVWDIGADYKVTKEATIYARVNNVFDQFYTNIGSSSSSYGPAGTWYAAPGRSYEVGMQYRF, from the coding sequence ATGAAAAAGAAGTACATCGCAGCATCGCTGGCCGCTCTTTGCGCAGCAGGAGGAGCCATGACCGTCCATGCAGAGGACATGCCGGTCTACACCTTGGACCAGGTCGTCGTCACGGCCAACCGTGAACCGGAAAAGGTCATCGATTCGAACGCTGACATCGCCGTCGTCACCGCCAAGGACATCGAAGACAACCATTACAAGACCGTTGCCGATGCTGTGAAGCAGGTACCGGGCGTCGTCATTTCCACCAGAGGCTCTTCCAGCCAGACCTATTTCTCCGATCCGATCATCATCAACGGATCCACCAACGTCGTCGTCATGGTCGACGGCATGCGCGTCAACACGAACGGCCTCATGGGCACTCATTCTCAGCTGGGCACTCTGACCAATATGGATTCGGTCGATCATATTGAAGTCCTGAAGGGCTCTGCTTCCACGCTCTACGGCTCCGATGCTGCCGGCGGCGTCATCAACATCATCACGAAGAAAGCGAAGGAAGGCGAAGTCCATACGACCCTCGACCTCTCCCGCGCAAGCTTTGACGGCGAGAAGTACGGCCTTTACAACGAAGGAAATAAGGACGGCTTCTTCTGGTCCATCGAAGCGAATAAACAGATCCAGGGCAATTTCAAGGACGGCTGGGGCCGCCATGTCGTCAACCATCTCAATGCAGAATCCTTCGCAGGCAAGATCGGCTATGACCTGGGCAATGACTCTTCCGTCACATTATCCTATGAAAAATACAAGTCCGACTACACCCGTCCTGACTATGGATCCAATGACCCAACGAGAGATCTTGGCAAGAGGGACAATAACCGCATCGCACTCCAGTATGATGCACGCATCAATGACCGCCTGACCAACCGCCTCTCCATGTACCAGAACCGTTATCATCTCCAGGACGACTACAATAATGCAGGCACCTCCGGTACTACAGACATCCGCCTCAAGACACGCGGCATTTCCGATCAGCTCACCTACACCATGGAAGGCCAGACCATCACCGGCGGCTTCGACCTCTATCAGGATTCTATCCCCTTCTACGCGGAAAACCCGGCTATGCAGGGCAAGCATGCGACAAACCTTGGCTTCTACGTACAGGATAAGTGGGACATCAATGACCGCTGGAACATCACCCCTGGCGTACGCGTCGAAAACAATACTTCCTATGGCACCCACACCACACCGAGCCTTACCGTCGGCTACAAGGTCAGCGACAACACGAACTACTATGCAAGCTACAAGAAATTCTTCAACGCACCGAGCCTCATGCAGCTCTACTACTACAGCGACATGTACGGCATGGTCACCAAGGGCAATCCTGACCTCGATCCGGAAGAAGGCTACACCGTCGAACTCGGCGCCAACCATATCTTCGATGACACCCTGTCCGGAAATATCAGCGTATACCGCCAGTTTGCCAAGAACCTCATTGCTTACCAGTCTGATGCAAACTGGAATGGCACCTACGTCAACACTGGAAAGACCATCAATACCGGCGTGAACATGTCCCTCACGAAGAAATTCTCCGATCATCTCTCCGGTACCCTGGGCTACAGCTACTTCGATGGAGACATCAGAAACCTGTCCCGTGTCTACATACCGAAGCATGAACTCAATATCGGCCTGAATTACACCGATAAGAAATTCGATGCATACATCAACGGCCGCGGCGTCATGGACCGCTATACATCTACAAAGAACGCATACGGAGTCAGTGACAGCAAAACGATGAAAGATTACTCCAGCTTCTGGGTATGGGACATCGGCGCTGATTACAAAGTCACCAAGGAAGCTACCATCTATGCCCGCGTGAACAACGTCTTCGACCAGTTCTACACGAACATCGGCTCTTCCTCTTCCAGCTACGGACCGGCCGGCACCTGGTATGCAGCTCCTGGAAGAAGCTATGAAGTCGGCATGCAGTACCGCTTCTAA
- the aroD gene encoding type I 3-dehydroquinate dehydratase — MIKIRTTAIGEGRPKVCIPLVSDSTELLAMECKDLSGTPFDLLEWRVDYLAASQNFKMERDLKEGYEAIRSIFPDVPVLTTIRSEPQGGARDFTEAEYIDMLSLITKEHLGDAVDIEYGQEVFDTYEMISEAKRADMPVVMSWHSFGRVMGVREIIDVIENMQAMDADILKVATIVEKPKDASLIMYAAAEAQEEFPDNPVIVIGMGKNGVLTRTAGNFLGAPLTFASGKKPSAPGQISAADMDKVLDILYGKYWK, encoded by the coding sequence ATGATAAAAATCAGAACGACTGCCATCGGGGAAGGAAGGCCGAAAGTCTGCATTCCCCTCGTTTCAGACAGCACTGAGCTCCTGGCTATGGAGTGCAAGGATCTTTCCGGCACGCCCTTCGACCTTCTCGAGTGGCGCGTCGACTACCTGGCAGCGAGTCAGAATTTCAAGATGGAAAGGGACCTGAAGGAAGGGTATGAAGCGATAAGAAGCATATTTCCCGATGTGCCGGTCCTCACAACCATCAGAAGCGAACCGCAGGGAGGCGCCCGCGATTTCACGGAGGCCGAATACATCGACATGCTTTCCCTCATCACGAAAGAGCATCTGGGTGATGCCGTCGATATAGAGTACGGCCAGGAAGTCTTTGACACCTACGAAATGATCAGCGAAGCCAAGCGCGCCGACATGCCCGTCGTCATGAGCTGGCACTCCTTCGGAAGGGTGATGGGTGTCCGTGAAATCATCGACGTCATCGAAAACATGCAGGCCATGGACGCAGATATCCTGAAAGTCGCCACCATCGTCGAAAAGCCGAAGGATGCGTCCCTCATCATGTACGCCGCCGCCGAAGCGCAGGAAGAATTCCCGGACAATCCCGTCATCGTCATCGGCATGGGGAAAAACGGCGTCCTGACGCGCACCGCAGGCAATTTCCTTGGCGCACCGCTCACCTTCGCCTCCGGCAAGAAGCCCTCTGCGCCCGGCCAGATTTCTGCGGCCGACATGGACAAAGTGCTGGATATCCTCTACGGGAAGTACTGGAAATAG